A section of the Arcobacter roscoffensis genome encodes:
- a CDS encoding diguanylate cyclase domain-containing protein: MKKELRKITNLTINELLNNEIIMPSIYFEKFNKNAKTLEIDFNDEKFNNEINELIIEDFNTIESYMDITANNAKELKKVAKDTKKAIEDKDTDALTSIYKHMDDLEKEIQELNKKIFLDDLTSSYNRKWLYNEVLDENTYFKNNGIISMVDLVDYNYVQKEYGDVISNNLLIFICNFLKKHLEDDKCEFEIVRFLNNKFLVLFSDKTQKDAQSLINNIKRLLANSTLKSKSGIVLKANFEYKIKAYEKGTDSKELLEALLS; this comes from the coding sequence ATGAAAAAAGAGCTTAGAAAGATTACAAATCTTACTATAAATGAGCTATTAAACAATGAAATAATTATGCCATCGATTTATTTTGAAAAGTTTAATAAAAATGCAAAAACTTTAGAAATAGATTTTAATGATGAAAAATTTAATAATGAGATAAATGAACTAATTATTGAAGACTTTAATACAATTGAAAGCTATATGGATATTACGGCAAACAATGCAAAAGAGCTTAAAAAAGTTGCAAAAGATACAAAAAAGGCTATTGAGGATAAAGACACCGATGCCTTAACTAGTATTTATAAACATATGGATGACTTAGAAAAAGAGATTCAAGAACTAAATAAAAAAATTTTCTTAGACGATTTAACAAGTTCATATAATAGAAAATGGCTGTACAATGAAGTTTTAGACGAAAATACTTATTTCAAAAACAATGGAATTATTTCTATGGTTGATTTAGTTGATTATAATTATGTTCAAAAAGAGTATGGAGATGTAATCTCAAATAATCTACTTATTTTCATTTGTAATTTCCTAAAAAAACATTTAGAAGATGACAAATGTGAATTTGAAATAGTAAGATTTCTAAACAACAAATTTTTAGTTCTTTTTAGTGATAAAACACAAAAAGATGCACAAAGTCTAATCAATAATATAAAAAGACTTTTAGCAAATAGCACTTTAAAAAGTAAATCAGGTATTGTTTTAAAAGCTAATTTTGAATATAAAATCAAAGCTTATGAAAAAGGGACGGACTCAAAAGAGCTTCTTGAAGCTCTTTTATCGTAA
- a CDS encoding TRAP transporter substrate-binding protein: MIKKSLLIASLASLALAGNVKMDLNAKYGANNFHTKGAVQFAGLVKDYSNGSVNITVHPGSALIKGNPLKAVKDATVAMTDMFIPFTSGGGKVFGVSALPFIANSYEDAYKLYQLSKPAYEKTARKWNQKLLYSVTWPASGFYSKDSISSINDFKGIKTRTYDKNSAAFINLSGGNAVALPWGEVYSALRTGMVDSVVTSSSSGKDGKFWEVLNNYTKINYAYPLQAVTINLDYWNSLDKAQQEAVLKAAKQIEESQWKAVKVEEKEALETLAKNGMKIVDATPALKADLDKIANKLLEEYLEDANSDIKKIFKEYRK, from the coding sequence ATGATTAAGAAAAGTTTACTAATAGCCTCACTTGCATCTTTAGCTTTAGCTGGAAATGTTAAGATGGATTTAAATGCAAAATATGGAGCAAATAACTTCCATACAAAAGGTGCTGTACAGTTTGCAGGTCTTGTAAAAGACTATTCAAATGGAAGTGTAAATATTACAGTTCATCCAGGAAGTGCATTAATTAAAGGAAACCCTTTAAAAGCGGTAAAAGATGCAACTGTTGCAATGACTGATATGTTTATTCCCTTTACATCAGGTGGAGGAAAAGTATTTGGAGTTTCAGCTTTACCTTTTATTGCAAACTCATATGAAGATGCTTATAAGTTATACCAATTATCAAAACCTGCATATGAAAAAACTGCAAGAAAGTGGAATCAAAAACTACTTTATTCTGTAACATGGCCAGCTTCTGGTTTTTACTCTAAAGATTCAATTTCATCAATCAATGATTTTAAAGGTATCAAAACTAGAACTTATGATAAAAACTCAGCTGCGTTTATTAACCTATCAGGTGGAAATGCTGTAGCACTTCCTTGGGGAGAGGTTTATTCAGCACTTAGAACAGGTATGGTTGACTCAGTTGTAACATCTTCATCATCAGGAAAAGATGGTAAGTTTTGGGAAGTTTTAAATAACTATACAAAAATCAATTATGCATACCCACTTCAAGCAGTTACTATTAACTTAGATTATTGGAATTCTTTAGATAAGGCACAACAAGAAGCTGTTTTAAAAGCTGCAAAACAAATAGAAGAGTCTCAATGGAAAGCTGTTAAAGTTGAAGAAAAAGAAGCACTTGAGACTTTAGCTAAAAATGGAATGAAAATAGTAGATGCTACTCCTGCACTAAAAGCAGATTTAGACAAAATTGCAAATAAGTTATTAGAAGAGTATTTAGAAGATGCAAATTCTGATATTAAGAAAATATTCAAAGAATATAGAAAGTAA
- a CDS encoding HD domain-containing phosphohydrolase: MDIIEQHHEKCHGSAYPKGLKKDEIDLDYLNKVFDGRFN; encoded by the coding sequence TTGGATATTATTGAGCAACACCATGAAAAATGTCATGGCTCAGCTTATCCAAAAGGCTTAAAAAAAGATGAAATAGACTTAGATTATTTAAATAAGGTTTTTGATGGAAGATTTAATTAA
- a CDS encoding biotin-dependent carboxyltransferase family protein, producing the protein MSLEIINSPIFATIQDKGRFGFNSIGVTNSGVMDEYAYLIANKLLENSEDENIIEIAFSNVEFKALKDIKVALTGAKCEFFINNTLYPTWQTYSVKAGDIIKVGKIEEGARVYFGVKGGFDIKKEFGSNSTTLKEKLGGINADRLQKGQILESKKINEFYNIRLKEKFVPKYEDTLELRVILSYQDEFFYKEEIAKFFSSIYTVSNEFNRMGCKLQGEPVSCSIDGIISEGIGFGSIQIPSDGQPIILLKDRQTIGGYPKIGSVLSIDCFKLAQAKPKTKIKFKPIEIKKAQDIVKKFYSSLR; encoded by the coding sequence ATGAGTTTAGAAATAATCAACTCTCCTATTTTTGCAACCATTCAAGATAAAGGAAGATTCGGCTTTAATTCAATTGGAGTTACAAACTCAGGAGTTATGGATGAGTATGCTTATTTAATAGCAAATAAACTTTTAGAAAATAGCGAAGATGAAAATATAATTGAAATAGCTTTTTCAAACGTAGAGTTTAAAGCTTTAAAAGATATAAAAGTTGCTCTTACAGGAGCTAAGTGTGAGTTTTTTATCAATAACACTTTGTATCCAACTTGGCAAACTTATAGTGTCAAAGCTGGCGATATAATAAAAGTTGGGAAGATAGAAGAGGGTGCTAGAGTTTATTTTGGTGTTAAAGGTGGCTTTGATATTAAAAAAGAGTTTGGTAGTAATTCAACAACACTAAAAGAAAAACTTGGTGGAATAAATGCAGATAGATTACAAAAAGGTCAAATCTTAGAGTCTAAGAAAATTAATGAATTTTATAATATTAGATTAAAAGAAAAATTTGTTCCTAAATATGAAGATACTTTAGAGCTAAGGGTAATCTTGTCTTATCAAGATGAATTTTTCTATAAAGAGGAAATAGCTAAGTTTTTCTCTTCAATTTACACAGTATCAAATGAATTTAATAGAATGGGTTGTAAGCTTCAAGGTGAGCCTGTTTCTTGTAGTATTGATGGAATTATTTCTGAGGGAATTGGATTTGGTTCAATTCAAATACCAAGTGATGGACAGCCAATCATTTTACTTAAAGATAGACAAACAATAGGTGGTTATCCTAAAATTGGCTCAGTTTTAAGTATAGATTGTTTTAAATTAGCTCAAGCAAAACCAAAAACAAAAATAAAATTTAAGCCTATAGAAATTAAAAAAGCCCAAGACATAGTAAAAAAGTTTTACTCTTCTTTACGATAA
- the pxpB gene encoding 5-oxoprolinase subunit PxpB encodes MQFKVASVDSLIIYFGDEIAQDVALKVKKAYQGLKSLKLEGLIEIIPSYTSIFISYDIFKYDYESLVKLLKQEINLDSKIEFEEKIVTIDTYYDPEVGLDLKDMAFKTNLSIDDIIGIHSNKLYDVYAIGFLPGFAYLASVDEAIAMPRLSTPRKQIPKGSVSIADTQTAVYPQASPGGWNILGRTALELFDRSLDTLSPLSVGDKVKFNPITKKEFLAQGGVL; translated from the coding sequence ATGCAGTTTAAAGTAGCATCTGTAGATTCCTTGATTATTTATTTTGGAGATGAAATAGCCCAAGATGTGGCTTTGAAAGTAAAAAAAGCTTATCAAGGCTTAAAGAGTTTAAAGCTTGAGGGTTTAATAGAAATAATTCCTTCATACACTTCGATTTTTATAAGCTATGATATTTTTAAATATGATTATGAGAGTTTAGTAAAGCTTTTAAAACAAGAAATAAATCTTGATTCAAAAATAGAGTTTGAAGAAAAAATAGTAACTATTGATACATATTATGACCCTGAAGTTGGTCTTGATTTAAAAGATATGGCTTTTAAAACTAATCTTAGTATTGATGATATTATTGGAATTCATTCAAATAAACTTTATGATGTATATGCAATTGGTTTTTTACCAGGCTTTGCTTATTTAGCAAGCGTGGATGAGGCTATAGCAATGCCAAGATTAAGTACTCCAAGAAAACAAATACCAAAAGGCTCTGTTAGTATTGCAGATACTCAAACAGCAGTTTATCCACAAGCAAGTCCTGGGGGCTGGAATATTTTAGGTCGTACTGCTCTTGAACTATTTGATAGAAGTTTAGATACTTTATCTCCTTTAAGTGTTGGTGATAAGGTAAAGTTTAATCCTATTACAAAAAAAGAGTTTTTAGCACAAGGGGGAGTTTTATGA
- a CDS encoding 5-oxoprolinase subunit PxpA, translating into MATIRLNCDMGESFGIWKMGLDDQVMPYIDMANLACGFHASDAVTMNKSVALAKQNNVTIGAHPAYQDLVGFGRRTMQCSLEEIKSIVLYQLGALSAFCKAHKTAISYVKPHGALYNDMMRDENIYKAIVSAIASFDKNIKIMILSSPKNEAYKHTALLYGINVIYEVFADRNYNDDGTLVSRTRENAVIHDELDVAERIGTLKNYGYLHSVSGQKLYMAVDTICVHGDNEKALSFIKLLKKAMT; encoded by the coding sequence ATGGCAACTATTAGATTAAACTGTGATATGGGTGAGAGTTTTGGTATTTGGAAGATGGGTTTAGATGATCAAGTTATGCCTTATATCGATATGGCAAATTTAGCTTGTGGTTTTCATGCAAGTGATGCTGTAACTATGAATAAATCAGTAGCTCTTGCAAAGCAAAACAATGTAACAATAGGTGCTCATCCCGCATATCAAGATTTAGTAGGTTTTGGAAGAAGAACAATGCAATGTTCTTTAGAAGAAATAAAATCAATAGTTTTATACCAATTAGGTGCATTAAGTGCTTTTTGTAAAGCTCATAAAACAGCAATATCTTATGTAAAACCACATGGTGCTTTATATAATGACATGATGAGAGATGAGAATATTTATAAGGCAATTGTAAGTGCTATTGCTTCTTTTGATAAAAATATAAAAATTATGATTTTATCAAGCCCTAAAAATGAAGCCTATAAACATACAGCACTTTTATATGGAATAAATGTAATTTATGAAGTATTTGCAGATAGAAACTATAATGATGATGGAACACTAGTTTCAAGAACAAGAGAAAATGCAGTAATTCATGATGAATTGGATGTGGCTGAGAGAATTGGTACTTTAAAGAACTATGGTTATTTACATAGTGTAAGTGGGCAAAAACTTTATATGGCGGTTGATACTATTTGTGTTCATGGGGATAATGAAAAAGCATTATCATTTATAAAGCTACTTAAAAAAGCGATGACATAA
- a CDS encoding cache domain-containing protein — MFSEKNIPKLIILTPIITVIMIAFFTIYFFIENQNNYFEAQSIEVEKAYINKQKNILKKEVDYIINYIEHHVKRNNKLSEEELKKELLKYIETIRYEKHGYIWVHDTDYYLRAHPFRQDSIDTYDIDLQDAMGTYITKEFIDKTIKNPDGIFIEYYWQKPKNVHFSKKLGFFRLYEKYNWVIGAGLYIDDIQNSIYENKKILEEKINKHIRLVVTISFLVILVIGLLSFIMSKKITQVFKAYQDSVKKKELLLEDLNRNLELKVQKAIKEVKKKDRAMLHQSRLARMGTMLSMIAHQWRQPLSEVSGILMELETANKFKKVDSNMIKDSVDESNKQIQFMSNTIEDFRNFFKPDKKKIDFYIDSACSEAVTLVYASLKNFNIKLNKNVKYNCFIHGYEREFAQVMLNLISNAKDILIQRNIKDPKIDITLDKKFNNAIIKVQDNAGGVEDEYLDLIFEPYFTTKSSSKGTGLGLYMAKMIIEKNMQGELFVENKKEGACFFIILPIEQKV, encoded by the coding sequence TTGTTTAGTGAAAAAAACATTCCCAAACTCATTATTTTAACACCTATTATTACAGTTATTATGATTGCATTTTTTACTATTTATTTTTTTATAGAAAATCAAAACAACTATTTTGAAGCACAAAGTATTGAAGTTGAAAAAGCATATATTAACAAGCAAAAAAATATTTTAAAAAAAGAAGTAGATTACATCATAAACTATATTGAACATCATGTAAAAAGAAACAATAAATTAAGTGAAGAAGAGTTAAAAAAAGAGCTTTTAAAATATATAGAGACTATTAGATATGAAAAACATGGGTATATCTGGGTTCATGATACAGATTATTATTTAAGAGCCCATCCCTTTAGACAAGACAGCATTGATACATATGATATAGATTTGCAAGATGCTATGGGAACTTATATTACAAAAGAGTTTATTGATAAAACTATTAAGAATCCAGATGGAATTTTTATAGAGTATTATTGGCAAAAACCTAAAAATGTTCATTTTTCAAAAAAACTTGGTTTTTTTAGATTGTATGAAAAATACAATTGGGTAATTGGAGCTGGACTTTATATCGATGATATTCAAAACTCAATTTATGAAAATAAAAAGATTTTAGAAGAGAAAATTAATAAACATATTAGACTTGTTGTAACTATTTCTTTCTTAGTTATTTTAGTAATAGGACTTTTGTCTTTTATCATGTCAAAAAAAATTACACAAGTTTTTAAAGCCTATCAAGATAGTGTAAAGAAAAAAGAGTTATTACTTGAAGATTTAAATAGAAACTTAGAGCTCAAAGTTCAAAAAGCTATTAAAGAAGTAAAGAAAAAAGATAGAGCTATGCTTCATCAATCAAGACTAGCTAGAATGGGAACAATGCTTAGCATGATTGCTCATCAGTGGAGACAACCCTTAAGTGAAGTTTCTGGTATCTTAATGGAGTTAGAAACTGCTAATAAATTTAAAAAAGTTGATTCAAATATGATAAAAGATAGTGTAGATGAATCAAATAAACAAATTCAGTTTATGTCAAATACTATTGAAGATTTTAGAAACTTTTTTAAACCTGATAAAAAGAAGATTGATTTTTATATTGATAGTGCTTGTAGTGAAGCGGTTACTTTAGTTTATGCTTCTTTAAAGAATTTTAACATCAAATTAAACAAAAATGTAAAGTATAATTGTTTTATTCATGGTTATGAAAGAGAGTTCGCTCAAGTTATGTTAAATCTTATTTCAAATGCAAAGGATATTTTAATTCAAAGAAATATCAAAGATCCTAAAATTGATATTACTTTGGATAAGAAATTTAATAATGCAATTATAAAAGTACAAGATAATGCAGGTGGGGTTGAAGATGAGTATTTGGATTTAATCTTTGAACCATATTTTACTACAAAAAGCAGTTCAAAAGGTACTGGCTTGGGACTTTATATGGCTAAGATGATTATTGAAAAGAATATGCAAGGAGAGTTATTTGTAGAAAATAAAAAAGAAGGAGCTTGTTTTTTTATTATTTTACCAATTGAACAAAAAGTATAA
- a CDS encoding TIGR00730 family Rossman fold protein: MLSPDTVYKKKINDDFTNGKELLKDLKNNVTIFGSARTNEDDKYAKLAYDLAFNLSKNRINIITGGGDGIMQAANKGAYDANCAQSIGLSIYLPFEKSLNKYTNKNLTFNYFFSRKYMLVKYSKACVVFPGGFGTLDEMFEVLTLTQTGKMPKGFKIYLVGYDYWEYLLKFIEKSLYANNMISKEDIHIIKATDDIKLIEEEIKTLLK; encoded by the coding sequence ATGTTAAGTCCTGATACAGTATATAAAAAAAAGATAAATGATGATTTTACAAATGGCAAAGAGCTACTAAAAGATTTAAAAAATAATGTAACTATTTTTGGTAGTGCAAGAACAAATGAAGATGACAAATATGCAAAACTAGCCTATGATTTAGCTTTTAATTTAAGTAAAAATAGAATAAATATTATCACAGGTGGTGGAGATGGTATTATGCAAGCAGCTAATAAAGGAGCATATGATGCAAATTGTGCCCAATCTATTGGCTTGAGTATTTATTTACCTTTTGAAAAGTCTTTAAATAAATACACAAATAAAAATCTTACTTTTAACTATTTTTTCTCAAGAAAATATATGTTAGTAAAATACTCAAAAGCTTGTGTTGTATTTCCAGGAGGATTTGGTACACTTGATGAAATGTTTGAAGTTTTAACTCTTACACAAACAGGAAAAATGCCAAAAGGTTTTAAAATATATCTAGTTGGGTATGATTATTGGGAGTATTTACTAAAGTTTATTGAAAAGTCACTTTATGCAAATAATATGATTAGTAAAGAAGATATTCATATTATCAAAGCAACTGATGATATAAAACTGATTGAAGAGGAAATAAAAACTCTACTAAAATAA
- a CDS encoding TRAP transporter large permease: MIADPLILAVILITVMFVFLLSSLWIGVSLMLTGIIGMLIYDHNLPPVISIFDKVGDLLASSLYDAMNSWSLAALPMFILMGEILYKSSISAKLLNGLRPWLSHIPGGLLHVNVAACSLFAAVSGSSTATTATVGKITLDELQKRGYSKHLAMGSLAGSGTLGYLIPPSLIMIIYGVMADVSIGKLFLAGLLPGLLMASLYSFYIMYKAKVDPSVLPANEEKYTWSDKLHSLKDLAPIFLLISLVLGSIYGGYATPTEAAALGVLGSLILAAYFKAVSLEILKNALLNSIRTSVMIGFIIAGAVFLSQVIGFLGIARAMSEFITGLGLTPMMLILIIGIMYIILGMILEAISIVVMTLPIVLPIVVLAGFDPLWFGVFLVFMVEMAQITPPVGFSLFVIQSISNEKIQTILKATFPFFILMIVTVVIITVFPEIVFFLPDQMIK, encoded by the coding sequence ATGATAGCTGATCCACTAATTTTAGCAGTAATTTTAATTACTGTAATGTTTGTTTTTTTATTATCATCTTTATGGATTGGTGTGTCATTAATGCTTACAGGTATTATAGGAATGCTAATTTATGATCATAATTTACCACCTGTAATTAGTATTTTTGATAAAGTAGGAGATTTACTTGCTTCATCTTTATACGATGCTATGAATTCATGGTCACTAGCAGCACTTCCTATGTTTATTTTGATGGGAGAGATTTTATATAAATCTTCAATTTCTGCAAAACTTTTAAATGGACTTAGACCTTGGCTTTCACATATTCCAGGGGGACTTCTACATGTAAATGTAGCTGCATGTTCACTTTTTGCAGCAGTTTCAGGTTCAAGTACAGCAACAACTGCAACAGTTGGAAAAATCACACTTGATGAGCTTCAAAAAAGAGGTTATTCAAAACACTTAGCTATGGGTTCACTTGCTGGTTCTGGAACTTTGGGATATTTGATTCCTCCTTCATTAATTATGATTATTTATGGAGTAATGGCTGATGTATCTATTGGTAAACTATTTTTAGCAGGATTACTTCCAGGGCTTCTAATGGCTTCTTTATACTCATTTTATATTATGTATAAAGCAAAAGTAGATCCAAGTGTTTTACCTGCAAATGAAGAAAAGTATACATGGAGTGATAAACTTCACTCACTAAAAGACTTAGCACCAATTTTCTTATTGATTTCATTGGTTTTAGGTTCTATTTATGGTGGATATGCAACTCCTACAGAAGCTGCTGCGTTAGGTGTATTAGGAAGTCTAATTTTAGCGGCTTATTTTAAAGCGGTATCTTTAGAAATTTTAAAAAATGCTTTATTAAATAGTATTAGAACATCTGTAATGATTGGATTTATTATTGCTGGAGCTGTTTTCTTATCACAAGTAATTGGATTTTTAGGAATAGCAAGAGCTATGAGTGAGTTTATTACAGGACTTGGATTGACTCCAATGATGCTTATTTTAATAATTGGTATTATGTACATAATTTTAGGAATGATATTAGAAGCTATTTCTATTGTTGTTATGACACTTCCTATTGTTTTACCAATTGTTGTATTAGCAGGTTTTGATCCTTTATGGTTTGGGGTTTTTCTAGTATTTATGGTTGAGATGGCTCAAATTACGCCACCTGTAGGTTTTTCATTGTTTGTGATACAAAGTATAAGTAATGAAAAAATACAAACAATTTTAAAAGCAACATTCCCATTTTTTATTCTGATGATTGTAACAGTTGTGATTATTACTGTTTTCCCAGAAATAGTATTTTTCTTACCAGATCAGATGATTAAATAG
- a CDS encoding TRAP transporter small permease subunit, protein MGAYLAGFLLVSLVLLILTEIFLRSFFDISTMIADEYSGYLYLASIFLSLAYAFSKDAHIRINIITSRLSKKTNKKIDIVAAIITLGVLIFALYRTILFTYDSYDLEMLSENVSETPLYLTQLAMPIGITIFILAVVLFIFKGFSNDS, encoded by the coding sequence ATGGGGGCTTATCTTGCGGGATTTTTATTAGTTTCACTGGTTTTATTAATTTTGACAGAGATTTTTTTGAGATCTTTTTTTGATATTTCTACGATGATAGCAGATGAGTATAGTGGGTATTTATATTTAGCATCTATATTTTTAAGTTTAGCTTATGCTTTTTCAAAAGATGCTCATATTAGAATCAACATAATTACTTCAAGATTATCAAAAAAGACAAATAAGAAGATTGATATTGTTGCAGCAATTATTACTTTAGGTGTTTTAATTTTTGCCTTATATAGAACAATTTTATTTACTTATGACTCTTATGATTTAGAAATGTTATCAGAAAATGTATCTGAAACACCACTTTATCTAACACAACTTGCAATGCCAATAGGGATTACTATTTTTATATTAGCAGTTGTATTATTTATATTCAAAGGATTCTCAAATGATAGCTGA
- a CDS encoding response regulator transcription factor translates to MEDLIKQLQNYTVLCVEDEEGIRKRLVNTLKYYFKDVYEANNGEDGFDMYQEYKPSLIISDIEMPNQNGISMIEQIRENDFDTIVIMITAYSNEEYLLELINLNINQYILKPVNSDSLLSGIIKAFGNSLNEVINFSENMFFDKTQMELFYKNELVPLRKRDKEFLLLLHKNRNGVLTYDLIEEYLWRDKSMSLSALKTFIKEFRQRIPVDIITNVPQIGYKLLNL, encoded by the coding sequence ATGGAAGATTTAATTAAACAACTTCAAAACTATACAGTTTTATGCGTAGAAGATGAAGAGGGAATTAGAAAAAGATTAGTAAATACTTTAAAATACTATTTTAAAGATGTTTATGAAGCAAATAATGGTGAAGATGGTTTTGATATGTATCAAGAGTATAAGCCTTCACTAATTATAAGCGATATAGAAATGCCTAATCAAAATGGTATTTCTATGATAGAGCAGATTAGAGAAAATGACTTTGATACTATTGTTATTATGATTACTGCTTATTCAAATGAAGAATATTTATTAGAACTTATAAATTTAAATATCAATCAATATATTTTAAAGCCTGTAAATTCAGACTCTTTATTAAGTGGTATAATAAAAGCTTTTGGTAATAGTTTAAATGAAGTAATAAACTTTAGTGAAAATATGTTCTTTGATAAAACTCAGATGGAGCTTTTTTATAAAAATGAACTTGTACCTTTGAGAAAACGAGATAAAGAGTTTTTACTGCTTCTTCACAAGAATAGGAACGGTGTGCTTACTTATGACTTAATTGAAGAGTATTTATGGAGAGATAAGTCAATGAGTTTATCAGCACTAAAAACTTTCATCAAAGAGTTTCGTCAAAGAATACCTGTGGATATTATCACGAATGTGCCACAAATTGGTTACAAACTTTTAAATCTATAA
- a CDS encoding DUF4197 domain-containing protein, giving the protein MKKTTILASLILSSSLSFAFDLNALTKDVIDTVTKPSTTNEQTTTKEQSSLESSTVSTGLKEALKKGVSYAVSTLGKENGYLNNSNVKIPLPDNLSKVETLIRKAGGNEIADNLINSMNKAATKAAPKTADIFMKSIENMSIEDAKKILAGNNEAATNYFKSNTSDSLRNMIKPIIQETMKDNQVATYYDMANNFYKTNVKSMVDESSVMGLAKNFGVDSYLPGSSDKNLDEYVTDKAIDGLFKMIAQKEADIRTNPVAQTTSILQKVFGN; this is encoded by the coding sequence ATGAAAAAAACAACAATACTAGCATCACTAATTTTAAGTTCAAGTTTATCTTTTGCATTTGACTTAAATGCTTTAACAAAAGATGTGATAGATACTGTTACAAAACCAAGTACAACAAATGAACAAACAACTACAAAAGAGCAAAGCTCACTTGAAAGCTCAACAGTTTCAACTGGATTGAAAGAAGCACTTAAAAAAGGTGTAAGTTATGCAGTATCAACATTAGGAAAAGAGAATGGTTATTTAAACAATAGTAATGTTAAAATTCCCTTACCTGATAACTTATCAAAAGTTGAAACACTAATAAGAAAAGCAGGTGGAAATGAAATCGCTGATAATTTAATCAACTCAATGAACAAAGCAGCAACAAAAGCAGCTCCTAAAACAGCTGATATTTTTATGAAGAGCATTGAAAATATGTCAATTGAAGATGCTAAAAAAATACTTGCAGGGAATAATGAAGCTGCAACAAACTACTTTAAATCAAATACATCTGATTCTTTAAGAAATATGATAAAACCTATTATTCAAGAAACTATGAAGGACAATCAAGTAGCAACATACTACGATATGGCAAATAATTTTTATAAAACAAATGTAAAATCAATGGTAGATGAAAGCTCTGTTATGGGACTTGCTAAAAACTTTGGTGTTGACTCATATCTTCCAGGAAGTAGTGATAAAAACTTAGATGAGTATGTAACTGATAAGGCAATTGATGGTTTATTTAAAATGATAGCTCAAAAAGAAGCTGATATTAGAACTAATCCAGTAGCTCAAACTACATCTATTTTACAAAAAGTATTCGGAAACTAA